A genomic window from Nitrospirota bacterium includes:
- the glgB gene encoding 1,4-alpha-glucan branching protein GlgB, protein MLTDYDVYLFKQGTHFRLYERLGAHVGIENGVRGTRFAVWAPGAQRVSVIGDFNAWNRDASPLAVRYDESGIWEGFVPGVESGTIYKYRIESSLLPYAVEKADPFAFRTELPPRTASVVWDPAYAWGDQEWMASRPRANDLSAPMSVYEVHLGSWRRSIEGGNRSLTYRELAHDLTRYVVDMGFTHVEFLPVMEHPFYGSWGYQVTGFFAPTARYGTPQDFMYLIDQLHQHGIGVILDWVPSHFPNDEHGLVFFDGSHLYEHADPRQGFHPEWKSCIFNYGRHEVRAFLGSSAAFWLDRYHADALRVDAVASMLYLDYARPAGEWIPNEYGGRENLAAISFLRDMNRTLYRDHPGTQTIAEESTAWPMVSRPVDVGGLGFGLKWNMGWMHDTLDYFSKDPIYRKYHQNQLTFSVWYAFTENFVLPLSHDEVVYGKGSLIHRMPGDEWQKRAQLRLLFGYFYAHPGKKLLFMGGEFGQPDEWHHERSLDWHLLGLPAHQGIQQWVKDLNHVYRRTPALYERDFDSDGFEWVDDRDWENSLISFLRKGRDRDDAVLVVCNFTPQPRTHYRVGVPRPGFWREVLNSDAREYGGSGLGSLGGTHSEPVPANNRQHSVSLTLPPLAIVYFRCET, encoded by the coding sequence ATGTTGACTGATTACGACGTCTACCTGTTCAAACAAGGCACGCATTTCCGGCTCTACGAGCGACTGGGCGCGCACGTCGGGATCGAGAACGGGGTTCGGGGCACGCGCTTCGCGGTCTGGGCGCCGGGCGCGCAACGCGTGTCGGTGATCGGCGATTTCAACGCCTGGAACCGAGACGCCTCCCCGCTCGCGGTCCGGTACGATGAATCGGGTATTTGGGAAGGCTTTGTCCCCGGTGTTGAAAGCGGGACGATCTACAAGTACCGCATCGAGTCCTCCCTCCTCCCCTACGCGGTCGAGAAAGCCGACCCCTTTGCCTTTCGAACCGAATTGCCGCCGCGAACCGCGTCCGTGGTGTGGGACCCGGCGTACGCATGGGGTGATCAGGAATGGATGGCAAGCCGTCCCCGCGCCAATGACTTGTCCGCGCCCATGTCGGTTTACGAGGTCCACCTGGGTTCGTGGCGTCGGTCGATCGAGGGGGGCAATCGCTCCCTGACCTACCGCGAGTTGGCCCACGACCTCACCCGGTACGTCGTTGACATGGGCTTCACCCACGTGGAGTTCCTTCCCGTGATGGAACACCCGTTCTACGGCTCGTGGGGGTATCAGGTGACGGGATTTTTCGCGCCCACGGCTCGATACGGGACGCCGCAGGATTTCATGTACTTGATCGACCAGCTCCACCAACACGGCATCGGCGTGATCCTGGACTGGGTGCCGTCGCATTTCCCGAACGACGAGCACGGTCTGGTGTTTTTCGACGGCAGCCACCTCTACGAACACGCCGACCCCCGCCAAGGTTTTCATCCCGAGTGGAAGAGTTGCATCTTCAACTACGGCCGCCACGAAGTCCGCGCGTTCCTGGGAAGCAGCGCCGCGTTCTGGCTGGACCGGTACCACGCGGACGCTCTCCGCGTGGATGCCGTGGCTTCGATGCTGTATCTGGACTATGCGCGGCCCGCCGGCGAATGGATCCCCAACGAATACGGCGGCAGGGAAAACCTGGCGGCCATCTCGTTCCTCCGGGATATGAACCGAACCCTGTACCGCGACCACCCCGGCACGCAGACCATTGCCGAGGAGTCTACGGCCTGGCCCATGGTGTCCCGTCCCGTCGACGTGGGAGGCTTGGGTTTCGGCCTGAAGTGGAACATGGGGTGGATGCACGACACGCTGGACTACTTTTCCAAAGATCCCATCTACCGCAAGTACCACCAGAACCAGCTCACCTTCAGCGTGTGGTACGCATTCACTGAAAACTTCGTCCTGCCCCTGTCGCACGACGAGGTGGTGTACGGCAAGGGGTCGTTGATCCACCGGATGCCCGGCGATGAGTGGCAGAAACGCGCCCAGCTCCGTTTGCTGTTCGGCTACTTCTACGCGCATCCCGGGAAAAAACTCCTGTTCATGGGCGGAGAGTTCGGCCAACCGGACGAATGGCACCACGAACGAAGCCTGGACTGGCATCTCCTGGGCCTTCCCGCGCATCAGGGGATCCAGCAGTGGGTCAAGGACTTGAACCACGTGTATCGCCGGACCCCCGCGCTCTACGAGCGTGACTTCGACTCCGACGGGTTCGAATGGGTGGACGACCGCGACTGGGAGAACAGTTTGATCTCGTTCCTGCGCAAGGGACGCGACCGCGACGACGCCGTGCTGGTCGTGTGCAACTTCACCCCGCAACCGCGCACGCACTACCGGGTCGGCGTGCCCCGGCCCGGGTTCTGGCGCGAAGTGTTGAACAGCGACGCCCGCGAATACGGCGGGAGCGGTCTGGGGAGTCTGGGCGGCACGCACTCCGAGCCCGTTCCCGCCAACAACCGCCAACATTCCGTGTCGCTCACCCTCCCGCCGCTGGCCATCGTGTACTTCCGGTGCGAAACATGA
- a CDS encoding acyl-CoA dehydrogenase family protein codes for MDAAKVLERVKAIAGTFAAERSVRQERRFLAPPDFAALREAGFLLTGVPAEFGGLWTDAARSTRSVCEILRALARGDSSVALVCSMHPAVLSFWLATPAVPQEHANAWAGQRRSVFEAAAGQWWGTITSEPGSGGDVARTKAVAGCENGAYHLTGAKHFGSGSGITSYMLTTAVPDGESDPDWFFVDVRGVPWDGSKGLRLLAEWDGHGMAATQSHAMAFERFPATRFAWPGHWRALAEAAGPVIGCLFTAVVLGVLDTAVETARASIAKRPGDLRPYEQVEWTRAESEAWLAVQAYEGMLRAVETSSSPLRQVLLGKQSVAELAESCLLRICRVLGGGTFSRRSPYGHWFEDVRALGFLRPPWGLAYDLLFSTVSKESAATDVGSSPR; via the coding sequence ATGGATGCCGCCAAGGTTCTGGAACGGGTGAAGGCGATCGCCGGGACGTTTGCGGCCGAGCGGTCGGTGCGCCAAGAGCGTCGGTTTCTGGCTCCTCCGGACTTTGCTGCGCTCCGCGAGGCTGGATTCCTCCTGACAGGAGTTCCGGCGGAGTTTGGCGGCCTGTGGACGGACGCGGCGCGCTCGACTCGGTCCGTCTGCGAGATACTGCGCGCGCTGGCTCGTGGTGATTCCTCGGTCGCGTTGGTGTGCTCGATGCATCCGGCCGTGCTGTCGTTCTGGCTGGCCACACCGGCGGTTCCTCAGGAGCACGCGAACGCTTGGGCCGGCCAGCGCAGATCAGTGTTTGAGGCCGCGGCTGGCCAGTGGTGGGGGACGATCACCTCCGAACCCGGCTCGGGTGGGGATGTGGCGCGCACCAAAGCGGTGGCGGGTTGTGAAAACGGGGCCTATCACCTGACCGGCGCTAAACACTTCGGATCAGGGTCCGGCATCACCTCGTATATGCTTACCACGGCCGTGCCGGATGGGGAGAGCGATCCTGATTGGTTCTTCGTCGACGTGCGCGGCGTGCCGTGGGACGGGTCGAAGGGACTGCGCCTGCTCGCCGAATGGGACGGCCACGGGATGGCCGCGACGCAAAGCCACGCCATGGCCTTTGAGCGCTTTCCCGCCACTCGCTTTGCGTGGCCTGGGCACTGGCGCGCGCTCGCCGAAGCCGCCGGCCCGGTCATCGGGTGCCTCTTCACCGCGGTCGTGCTCGGCGTGCTCGACACCGCGGTGGAGACGGCTCGCGCTTCGATCGCCAAACGCCCGGGCGACCTTCGGCCCTACGAACAGGTCGAGTGGACGCGCGCAGAGTCCGAAGCGTGGCTGGCCGTGCAGGCCTACGAGGGCATGCTCCGCGCCGTGGAAACAAGTTCGTCGCCGTTGCGCCAAGTCCTTCTGGGAAAACAATCCGTGGCCGAGCTCGCCGAGTCATGCCTGCTGCGGATCTGTCGCGTGCTCGGAGGCGGGACGTTTTCTCGACGCTCTCCGTACGGTCACTGGTTCGAGGATGTGCGCGCCCTGGGCTTCCTGCGTCCGCCCTGGGGCCTTGCGTACGACCTGCTCTTTAGCACGGTCTCAAAGGAGAGCGCCGCCACCGACGTCGGCTCCAGTCCGCGTTAG
- a CDS encoding VOC family protein, with protein sequence MKMNPVVHFEMPAEDKQRMAGFYTKVFGWKTLQLGPEMGNYVLATTTETDENRMVKTPGAINGGFYEKTKSDQHTRITIAVDDVRAAMRKVEAAGGKVLGGMQKPGEPDEIPGVGLYATFVDTEGNTVSMLQPTNM encoded by the coding sequence ATGAAAATGAATCCGGTCGTCCATTTTGAAATGCCGGCTGAGGACAAGCAACGCATGGCGGGTTTTTATACAAAAGTGTTCGGATGGAAGACCCTGCAGTTGGGTCCTGAAATGGGAAATTATGTCTTGGCCACCACCACCGAGACCGACGAAAATCGGATGGTGAAGACACCCGGCGCGATCAACGGTGGTTTCTATGAAAAGACGAAATCGGACCAGCATACGAGGATTACAATCGCTGTGGACGATGTCAGGGCGGCAATGAGAAAAGTCGAAGCAGCGGGCGGTAAGGTACTTGGCGGAATGCAAAAGCCGGGAGAACCGGACGAGATCCCCGGCGTGGGGCTGTATGCGACGTTCGTAGACACCGAAGGCAATACAGTCAGTATGTTGCAGCCGACCAATATGTAG
- a CDS encoding VOC family protein, producing the protein MTKIAKNTICLWYERDAEEAARFYAKTFPDSSVGAVHRAPGDFPSGKQGDVLTVEFTVMGIPCLGLNGGPEFKHNEAFSFQVATEDQAETDRYWNAIVGNGGQESECGWCKDKWGVSWQITPIALTKAYTSPDRSAAKRAFDAMMTMKKIDIAVIEAAVRG; encoded by the coding sequence ATGACGAAGATCGCAAAGAACACGATTTGCCTTTGGTACGAACGCGATGCCGAGGAGGCGGCGCGGTTCTACGCCAAGACCTTTCCCGATTCGTCCGTCGGCGCGGTGCATCGCGCACCAGGAGACTTCCCGTCGGGCAAGCAAGGGGACGTGTTGACAGTCGAGTTCACCGTGATGGGCATCCCCTGCCTGGGGCTTAACGGTGGGCCCGAGTTCAAGCACAATGAAGCGTTCTCGTTCCAAGTTGCCACCGAAGATCAGGCCGAGACCGATCGTTATTGGAACGCGATCGTCGGCAACGGCGGCCAAGAGAGCGAGTGCGGTTGGTGCAAAGACAAGTGGGGCGTCTCCTGGCAGATTACACCAATCGCGTTGACCAAGGCGTATACCAGCCCCGATCGCTCCGCCGCCAAGCGGGCGTTCGATGCAATGATGACGATGAAAAAAATCGACATAGCCGTGATCGAGGCGGCGGTTCGTGGCTAG
- a CDS encoding CBS domain-containing protein has protein sequence MRTQGWSTTEARVSEYMTEEVRSVRWDATLKEAGKLLQKYKIGLLFVDDDRRYVGVITESGLSRNAVAKGLDPNTTLVKAVMSRKIVSIEDNEPIVEAVKLMKEHGIRHLAVTKNETIVGIISISDIVRYYSGVE, from the coding sequence ATGCGAACACAGGGATGGTCTACGACCGAGGCGCGGGTGTCGGAGTACATGACCGAAGAGGTGCGCAGCGTGCGTTGGGATGCCACGCTCAAGGAGGCCGGCAAGCTCCTGCAGAAGTACAAGATCGGTCTGCTGTTCGTGGACGACGACCGGCGCTACGTCGGCGTGATCACCGAATCGGGGCTGAGCCGCAACGCGGTGGCCAAAGGCCTCGACCCCAACACGACCCTGGTCAAGGCCGTGATGAGCCGGAAGATCGTGTCGATCGAGGACAACGAGCCGATCGTCGAGGCCGTCAAACTCATGAAGGAACACGGCATCCGGCATCTGGCGGTCACGAAGAACGAAACCATCGTCGGCATCATTTCGATCTCCGACATCGTCCGCTACTACTCGGGCGTCGAGTAG
- a CDS encoding NFACT RNA binding domain-containing protein codes for MSGSKPRLYCYELPGSWTVLAGATDEDNDYLSTELAKPGDWWFHAEGVPGSHVILRARTGEEPSRDTIQQAAAVAAYHSKSRGAGTVRVYCTRARYVTKPRGAKVGTVHVAKGKVLKVRSDISFAIRVPGGAAL; via the coding sequence GTGAGCGGCTCCAAGCCCCGACTGTATTGTTATGAGTTGCCGGGCTCCTGGACCGTGCTCGCCGGCGCTACGGACGAAGACAACGATTATTTGAGCACCGAGCTGGCCAAGCCCGGTGACTGGTGGTTTCACGCCGAAGGCGTGCCTGGAAGCCACGTGATCCTGCGCGCCCGGACCGGGGAGGAGCCGAGCCGGGACACGATCCAGCAGGCCGCGGCCGTGGCGGCGTATCATAGTAAGAGTCGCGGAGCAGGCACGGTCCGCGTGTACTGCACGCGCGCGAGGTACGTGACCAAGCCTCGCGGCGCCAAGGTCGGGACGGTTCACGTGGCGAAGGGAAAAGTGTTGAAAGTTCGGTCAGACATCAGCTTCGCGATCCGCGTGCCGGGTGGGGCGGCATTGTGA
- a CDS encoding medium chain dehydrogenase/reductase family protein encodes MKHRRIIVTHYGGPDALQVLEEERPGPKSGEARVSVLAAGVSLPDVMMREGIHPETPPLPFTPGWDLVGVVDRLGDGVSGLEPGRIVAALPISGAYAEFVCLPQRELVPVPSGLDAAEAVSLVLNYVTAYQMMHRSAKVRPGQRVLIHGAAGGVGTALLQLGRLAGLEMYGTCSSQSASAVADLGGIPIDYQHQDFVNEILRLTGEGVDVVFESIGGTHIWRSRKALRPGGTVVAYGLTGSLRGGRLASGRSGRRHRFRAIAIFGVYIAGGWLLPGRKRVVPYSIQWLKRLRPTLFRQDLIALFDLLQQQKIKPLIARRFPLAEARQAHELLGKGGVTGKIVLVSNNRS; translated from the coding sequence GTGAAACACAGGCGCATCATCGTGACTCACTATGGCGGGCCCGATGCACTTCAGGTGCTCGAAGAAGAGCGCCCCGGGCCGAAGAGTGGTGAAGCGCGGGTGAGCGTGCTGGCCGCGGGTGTGTCCTTGCCCGACGTGATGATGCGCGAGGGCATTCATCCCGAGACGCCCCCGCTGCCCTTCACGCCGGGGTGGGACCTGGTCGGCGTGGTGGATCGGCTCGGAGACGGCGTCTCCGGACTCGAACCAGGCCGGATCGTTGCCGCGCTGCCGATCAGCGGTGCGTATGCGGAGTTCGTCTGCCTGCCGCAACGCGAACTGGTTCCGGTGCCATCCGGGTTGGACGCGGCCGAGGCTGTCAGCCTCGTGCTGAACTACGTGACGGCGTACCAGATGATGCATCGCTCCGCCAAGGTCAGACCGGGCCAGCGCGTGCTGATCCACGGCGCGGCCGGCGGGGTCGGCACGGCGCTCTTGCAGCTTGGGCGCCTTGCCGGGCTGGAGATGTACGGTACCTGTTCATCGCAAAGCGCGTCGGCCGTTGCCGACCTGGGCGGTATCCCGATTGATTATCAGCATCAAGACTTCGTGAACGAAATTCTCCGCCTCACGGGTGAGGGCGTCGACGTTGTCTTCGAGAGCATCGGTGGCACCCATATCTGGCGTTCCCGCAAGGCGCTCCGTCCCGGCGGAACGGTCGTGGCCTACGGCCTCACCGGCTCGCTCCGTGGGGGGCGATTGGCTTCGGGGCGTTCAGGTCGTCGTCATCGCTTTCGTGCTATCGCCATCTTCGGCGTGTACATCGCCGGCGGCTGGCTTCTCCCGGGCCGGAAACGGGTGGTCCCCTACAGCATCCAGTGGCTCAAACGGCTGAGGCCGACACTGTTTCGACAGGATTTGATCGCCCTGTTCGACCTCCTTCAGCAGCAGAAGATCAAGCCACTCATCGCGCGGCGATTTCCTCTTGCCGAGGCAAGGCAGGCGCACGAGTTGCTCGGGAAAGGAGGCGTGACGGGCAAGATCGTGCTCGTATCCAACAACAGGTCATAA
- a CDS encoding DUF1801 domain-containing protein has product MALKPKAKPKANPGAEAKRATEKAASRLIDQRIRSLGGWRAETLAEVRRVVHEADPDIMEERKWIKPSNPLGVPVWSHAGIVCTGEAYKQVVKLTFARGASLTDPRGLFNSSLEGNTRRAIDIREGEVLDAEAFKALIQAAVAENFRSSALKSKSPLKAGAKAKPGVTEAKPVKLLSGGNPQIAKADGDAPVQDYIAAMPSWKRDIGKRLDALIVRNVPNVRKAVKWNSPFYGIEGQGWFLSFHVFTRYVKVTFFRGTSLRPLPPGGTGKDARWIDIHENDLDEARMATWVKQAAALPGWVP; this is encoded by the coding sequence GTGGCGCTAAAACCAAAGGCGAAGCCGAAGGCCAATCCAGGTGCGGAAGCGAAGCGCGCGACTGAGAAGGCGGCCTCTCGTCTCATCGACCAGCGGATCCGGTCTCTGGGTGGCTGGCGCGCCGAGACCCTGGCGGAGGTTCGCCGCGTCGTCCACGAGGCGGATCCGGATATCATGGAGGAGCGCAAATGGATCAAGCCCAGCAATCCATTAGGGGTGCCCGTATGGTCCCACGCTGGGATCGTCTGCACCGGAGAGGCCTACAAACAGGTGGTCAAGCTGACCTTCGCCCGGGGTGCCTCCTTGACGGACCCTCGGGGGCTCTTCAACTCCAGCCTCGAGGGAAACACGCGTCGCGCCATCGACATCAGGGAGGGAGAGGTGCTCGATGCTGAGGCCTTCAAGGCCTTGATCCAGGCCGCGGTCGCGGAGAACTTCCGGTCCAGCGCCCTGAAGTCCAAGTCCCCGCTGAAGGCAGGCGCGAAGGCCAAGCCAGGTGTGACTGAGGCCAAGCCGGTGAAACTGCTTTCAGGCGGCAATCCACAAATTGCGAAGGCCGACGGCGACGCGCCCGTGCAGGATTACATCGCAGCCATGCCGAGCTGGAAACGCGACATTGGGAAGCGCCTCGACGCGCTCATCGTGCGCAACGTGCCCAACGTGCGCAAGGCCGTGAAGTGGAACTCGCCGTTCTACGGCATCGAGGGCCAGGGCTGGTTCCTGTCGTTCCACGTCTTCACCCGCTACGTCAAGGTGACCTTCTTCCGGGGTACGTCGCTGCGACCCCTTCCGCCCGGAGGCACGGGTAAGGACGCGCGCTGGATCGACATCCACGAGAACGATCTCGACGAGGCGCGGATGGCGACGTGGGTGAAGCAAGCGGCTGCGTTGCCCGGCTGGGTTCCGTAA
- a CDS encoding SRPBCC family protein, whose protein sequence is MPTNTIRLHRVLRTPPERIYRAFLDADAMVKWLPPNGFTGKVHRLDAKVGGTYKMSFTNFSTGKSHSFGGKYLELVPGERIRHTDAFDDPGLPGEMQTTISLKKVSCGTEVSIVQEGVPEVIPPEARYLGWQESLTLLAQLVEAEIPE, encoded by the coding sequence ATGCCGACAAACACCATTCGACTTCACCGTGTGCTCCGTACTCCGCCTGAGCGGATTTATCGCGCGTTCCTCGACGCGGACGCGATGGTCAAATGGCTTCCGCCGAACGGATTCACGGGCAAGGTTCATCGGCTGGACGCCAAAGTCGGCGGAACATACAAAATGTCGTTCACGAACTTCAGCACCGGCAAGAGCCACTCCTTTGGCGGCAAATACCTTGAACTGGTGCCCGGCGAACGCATTCGTCACACGGACGCATTCGACGATCCCGGCCTGCCCGGCGAAATGCAGACGACAATCTCCCTGAAGAAAGTCTCCTGCGGGACCGAGGTCAGCATCGTGCAGGAAGGGGTGCCGGAGGTCATTCCGCCTGAGGCGCGTTATCTCGGTTGGCAGGAATCTCTCACCCTGCTTGCTCAACTGGTCGAGGCGGAAATTCCCGAGTAG
- a CDS encoding NAD(P)-dependent alcohol dehydrogenase yields MNAVFYRRAGPPDVLEVGELPEPRIKPRQLLVRVRAAGVNPVDCKMRAMRVRPPWQRFPVIPGSDLAGEVVRVGASVTRFQPGDAVYAMLSPFTGGAYAEFAAVPEQQAARKPVNLDYQAAAAVPVAGLTALQALRDYGRLKPGDRVLINGASGGVGSFALQVAKALGGTVTAVTSGKNAEWIKTLGADRVVDYQREDFTRSNDRYAVVFDTVSSSSFGRCKSILTPQGTYVRTLPSASSVLHAVTSAIPLGRRARIFFLRARGEDLDQLRDLIEAGRVKPQIERLFPLAQAAQAHAASEAGHTRGKLVLRVG; encoded by the coding sequence ATGAACGCGGTGTTCTATCGTCGTGCGGGTCCGCCGGACGTGTTGGAGGTCGGCGAGCTGCCGGAGCCCAGAATCAAGCCGCGGCAACTGCTGGTTCGCGTGCGCGCGGCCGGCGTCAATCCCGTCGATTGCAAGATGCGCGCGATGCGGGTCAGACCGCCGTGGCAGCGATTTCCCGTGATCCCTGGATCAGACCTTGCGGGCGAGGTTGTTCGTGTGGGCGCCTCGGTGACGCGCTTTCAACCCGGTGACGCGGTGTACGCCATGCTCTCCCCGTTCACGGGTGGGGCGTACGCCGAATTCGCGGCCGTGCCCGAACAACAGGCCGCACGCAAGCCCGTGAACCTCGACTACCAAGCGGCCGCCGCGGTGCCGGTCGCCGGCCTCACGGCCCTGCAGGCGCTCCGCGACTACGGCCGGTTGAAGCCGGGAGATCGCGTGCTCATCAACGGCGCCTCGGGCGGGGTGGGGTCGTTCGCCCTGCAGGTCGCGAAAGCGCTCGGCGGCACGGTGACGGCCGTGACAAGCGGCAAAAACGCCGAGTGGATCAAGACATTGGGGGCTGATCGGGTCGTGGATTATCAGCGCGAAGATTTCACCCGGTCAAATGACCGCTACGCCGTGGTCTTCGACACCGTCTCCTCGTCGTCATTCGGCCGCTGCAAGTCCATCCTCACCCCGCAGGGCACGTACGTCAGGACGTTGCCCAGCGCCTCGAGCGTTCTCCACGCCGTCACCAGCGCGATTCCCCTGGGCCGTCGCGCGCGCATCTTCTTCCTTCGGGCGCGGGGCGAAGATCTGGATCAGCTACGCGACCTGATCGAAGCCGGGCGCGTCAAGCCGCAGATCGAACGCCTCTTCCCGCTCGCACAAGCCGCGCAAGCGCACGCGGCCAGCGAGGCCGGCCACACCCGCGGCAAACTGGTGCTCCGTGTGGGCTGA
- a CDS encoding DUF1801 domain-containing protein, which produces MHEHSGELGAIAQRWFEVMRTCGDDVRELLHDGHPTACVGDAAFAYVNAFKAHVNVGFFRGAEIADPEGLLEGTGKFMRHVKLRPERDVDATTLMKLIKTAFTDMKRRLKAE; this is translated from the coding sequence ATGCATGAGCATTCGGGCGAATTGGGGGCGATCGCGCAGCGCTGGTTTGAGGTCATGCGCACCTGCGGAGACGATGTTCGAGAGTTGTTGCATGACGGCCATCCCACCGCGTGCGTCGGTGATGCGGCATTCGCCTACGTCAACGCCTTCAAAGCTCACGTCAACGTCGGGTTCTTTCGTGGCGCCGAGATTGCCGATCCGGAGGGCCTGTTGGAAGGCACTGGCAAGTTCATGCGCCATGTGAAACTCAGGCCCGAACGTGACGTCGATGCCACGACTCTCATGAAGCTAATCAAAACTGCATTCACTGATATGAAGAGGCGCCTGAAGGCGGAGTAG
- a CDS encoding helix-turn-helix domain-containing protein, with protein MERRLESFAFKRTEARLAQTFRDLSGGFATRCIHGFGQHLRLTQQELADLVGASRPVVSTILNKLRNKGVLAYNREYVCVRRIEEIAKLIDS; from the coding sequence ATGGAACGCAGGCTCGAAAGCTTCGCGTTCAAACGAACCGAGGCACGACTAGCCCAGACTTTCCGAGACTTGTCAGGAGGGTTCGCCACTCGCTGCATCCATGGCTTCGGACAACACCTTCGCCTCACGCAACAGGAGTTGGCCGACCTCGTGGGAGCGAGCAGACCGGTTGTGAGTACGATCCTCAACAAACTCCGTAACAAGGGAGTGCTCGCATACAACCGTGAATATGTGTGCGTTCGCCGGATCGAGGAGATCGCGAAACTGATCGATTCTTGA
- a CDS encoding DUF2277 domain-containing protein: MCRSIKILFNFEPPAADEEIRLAAMQFVRKVSGFNKPSKANEGVFLRAVDEITAISRNLLKSLETNAPPRNREVEAAKARARAAQRRTV, from the coding sequence ATGTGTAGAAGCATCAAGATACTCTTCAACTTTGAACCGCCGGCGGCGGACGAAGAAATTCGTTTGGCCGCGATGCAGTTCGTTAGAAAGGTGAGTGGCTTTAACAAGCCGTCGAAAGCCAACGAAGGGGTATTTCTCAGGGCGGTTGACGAAATAACGGCCATCTCCAGAAATCTCTTGAAGTCGCTTGAGACGAATGCGCCGCCACGGAACCGCGAAGTCGAGGCTGCGAAGGCGCGAGCGCGCGCTGCTCAGCGGCGCACGGTGTAG
- a CDS encoding dihydrofolate reductase family protein, translating into MKTQYYTAASLDGFIATVDDSLEWLFPLGDIEATSYPAFIREVGALAMGSMTYEWMLRHVVGPEAKEPQPWPYEQPTWVFTSRSLSPVPGADIRFVRGDVRPVHEQMVAAAGGKNVWIVGGGDLAGQFYDHGLLDELFVQIGSVTLGAGKPLLPRAITNPALRLVSVRAVGTGFAELHYEVPRRR; encoded by the coding sequence GTGAAGACCCAGTACTACACGGCGGCCAGCCTCGACGGGTTCATCGCCACCGTAGACGATTCGCTGGAGTGGCTTTTCCCGCTCGGGGACATCGAGGCCACGAGCTACCCCGCCTTCATCCGCGAGGTCGGCGCGCTCGCCATGGGCTCGATGACTTACGAGTGGATGCTGCGGCACGTGGTGGGCCCTGAGGCCAAGGAGCCGCAGCCGTGGCCGTACGAGCAGCCGACCTGGGTGTTCACCTCCCGCTCGCTCTCCCCGGTGCCCGGCGCCGACATTCGCTTCGTGCGCGGCGACGTCCGTCCGGTGCACGAACAGATGGTTGCGGCGGCGGGCGGCAAGAACGTCTGGATCGTCGGCGGCGGGGACCTCGCGGGCCAGTTCTACGATCACGGCCTGCTCGACGAGCTGTTCGTGCAGATCGGGTCGGTGACGTTGGGGGCCGGGAAGCCGCTGTTGCCGCGGGCCATTACCAACCCGGCGCTCCGTCTGGTCTCGGTGCGCGCCGTGGGTACCGGATTCGCCGAACTGCACTACGAAGTCCCGCGCCGGCGATGA